From a single Lusitaniella coriacea LEGE 07157 genomic region:
- the rsmI gene encoding 16S rRNA (cytidine(1402)-2'-O)-methyltransferase: protein MNELQPQTLYVVATPIGNLDDMTFRAVRVLQGADAIAAEDTRHTGRLLQHFQITTPQISYHDRNRRARLGELLERLLGGDAIALVSDAGMPGISDPGYELVKACIERGIEVVPIPGASAVITALAAAGLPTDRFGFEGFLAVKGKDRRDRLNSLQNETRTLIFYEAPHRLQQTLQDLMELWGEDRHIVLARELTKLHEEFWRGTLGDAIAHYNSRVPKGEFTLVVAGTPKAEALTLSEVQLKAELKKLLKGGMTRSQASRQLAQTTTHSRRQIYQLALELPD from the coding sequence ATGAACGAATTGCAACCCCAAACGCTGTATGTGGTGGCAACGCCGATTGGGAATTTGGACGATATGACATTTCGTGCGGTGCGCGTGTTGCAAGGTGCTGACGCGATCGCGGCGGAAGATACGCGACATACCGGAAGGCTATTGCAACATTTCCAGATTACAACGCCTCAGATTAGCTATCACGATCGCAATCGTCGCGCGCGTTTGGGGGAGTTATTGGAGCGATTATTGGGAGGGGACGCGATCGCGCTGGTCAGCGATGCGGGGATGCCGGGAATCTCAGATCCGGGCTACGAGCTAGTTAAAGCCTGCATTGAACGGGGAATTGAGGTGGTTCCCATTCCCGGTGCGAGTGCGGTTATAACGGCGTTGGCGGCGGCGGGATTGCCTACGGATCGCTTTGGATTTGAAGGGTTTTTAGCGGTTAAGGGAAAAGATCGGCGCGATCGGCTCAATTCCTTGCAAAATGAAACGCGGACGCTGATTTTCTACGAAGCACCCCACCGCTTGCAACAAACCCTCCAGGATTTGATGGAACTTTGGGGAGAAGATCGACACATTGTCCTTGCCAGAGAGTTAACGAAATTGCACGAAGAGTTTTGGCGGGGAACATTAGGGGACGCGATCGCGCACTACAATAGTCGTGTTCCTAAAGGAGAATTCACCCTTGTTGTTGCGGGAACCCCAAAAGCTGAAGCTTTGACTCTCTCTGAGGTACAGCTTAAAGCAGAACTGAAAAAATTGTTAAAAGGGGGAATGACGCGATCGCAAGCCAGTCGCCAACTCGCTCAAACTACCACCCATTCTCGCCGCCAAATTTATCAACTGGCATTAGAACTCCCCGATTAA
- the ftsH3 gene encoding ATP-dependent zinc metalloprotease FtsH3, producing the protein MNKNKKWRNAGLYALLLIVVIALGTAFLDSPRESRETWKYSKFINQVEQQKIEGTVRLSADRSKAEFTDQQGSQIQVNLPNDPELINILSKNGVDIAVKPPSNDGFLLRTLSGLFFPILLLVGLFFLLRRAQSGPGSQAMNFGKSKARVQMEPQTQVTFSDVAGIEQAKLELNEVVDFLKNADRFTAIGAKIPKGVLLVGPPGTGKTLLARAVAGEAGVPFFSISGSEFVEMFVGVGASRVRDLFEQAKANAPCIVFIDEIDAVGRSRGAGLGGGNDEREQTLNQLLTEMDGFEGNTGIIIIAATNRPDVLDAALLRPGRFDRQVVVDRPDYAGRVEILNVHARGKTLAKDVDLDRIGRRTPGFTGADLSNLLNEAAILAARRNLTEISMDEVNDAIDRVLAGPEKKDRVMSQKRKQLVAYHEAGHALVGALMPDYDPVQKISIIPRGRAGGLTWFTPSEERMDSGLYSRSYLQNQMAVALGGRIAEELIFGEEEVTTGASNDLQQVARVARQMVTRFGMSDRLGPVALGRQNNNVFLGREIASDRDFSEETAAVIDDEVRSLVDQAYDRAKAVLTGNKHLLDRLAEMLEEKETVDSEELQELLANNEVKMAAIA; encoded by the coding sequence GTGAACAAAAACAAAAAATGGCGCAACGCGGGGTTATATGCACTGCTGTTAATCGTCGTTATTGCTTTAGGAACAGCATTTTTAGATAGTCCCCGCGAAAGCCGGGAAACCTGGAAATACAGCAAGTTCATCAATCAAGTCGAACAGCAAAAAATCGAAGGAACCGTTCGTTTGAGTGCCGATCGTTCCAAAGCTGAATTTACCGATCAACAAGGGAGCCAAATTCAGGTTAACCTGCCCAACGACCCAGAACTCATCAATATTTTAAGTAAAAACGGCGTTGATATTGCCGTTAAACCGCCCAGTAACGACGGCTTCTTGTTGCGTACCCTAAGTGGTTTATTCTTCCCCATCCTCCTGCTGGTTGGGCTATTTTTCTTGTTGCGCCGCGCTCAAAGCGGTCCTGGTTCTCAGGCGATGAACTTTGGCAAATCGAAAGCCAGAGTCCAAATGGAACCCCAAACCCAAGTCACCTTCAGCGATGTGGCGGGAATCGAACAAGCCAAACTCGAACTCAACGAAGTGGTGGATTTCCTCAAAAATGCAGACCGCTTCACGGCTATTGGGGCAAAAATTCCCAAAGGCGTTTTGTTAGTGGGCCCTCCGGGAACGGGTAAAACCTTACTCGCTCGTGCTGTTGCGGGAGAAGCGGGAGTTCCTTTCTTCTCGATTTCCGGTTCGGAATTCGTGGAAATGTTTGTGGGGGTCGGTGCATCTCGCGTGCGCGATCTATTCGAGCAAGCTAAAGCCAATGCGCCTTGTATTGTGTTTATCGATGAGATCGATGCAGTCGGTCGCAGTCGCGGTGCGGGTTTAGGCGGCGGAAACGACGAGCGCGAACAAACCCTCAACCAATTGCTGACGGAAATGGACGGGTTTGAAGGCAATACGGGAATTATTATTATTGCTGCAACGAACCGACCTGACGTGCTGGATGCAGCGCTGTTACGTCCGGGCCGCTTCGACCGTCAGGTTGTGGTAGATCGTCCGGATTATGCGGGTCGCGTGGAGATTCTCAACGTTCACGCGCGGGGTAAAACCTTAGCCAAAGATGTGGATTTGGATCGAATCGGTCGCCGCACGCCGGGATTCACGGGGGCAGATTTATCCAATTTGCTCAATGAAGCTGCCATTCTTGCGGCTCGACGCAACTTGACCGAAATTTCGATGGATGAGGTGAATGACGCGATCGATCGCGTGCTAGCCGGCCCTGAGAAGAAAGATCGGGTGATGAGCCAGAAGCGCAAACAGTTGGTGGCATACCACGAAGCGGGTCACGCTTTGGTGGGTGCGTTGATGCCCGATTACGACCCCGTACAAAAAATTAGCATCATTCCGCGCGGTCGCGCTGGCGGTTTGACCTGGTTCACGCCGAGTGAAGAACGAATGGATTCTGGTTTATATTCCCGCTCTTATTTGCAAAATCAGATGGCGGTCGCCCTTGGGGGTCGCATTGCAGAGGAGTTGATTTTTGGCGAGGAAGAGGTGACAACGGGTGCATCCAATGACTTGCAGCAGGTGGCGCGGGTTGCCCGTCAGATGGTTACTCGCTTTGGCATGAGCGACCGCTTGGGTCCTGTGGCTTTGGGTCGCCAGAATAATAATGTCTTCCTCGGTCGAGAGATTGCTTCGGATCGCGATTTCTCTGAAGAAACAGCCGCAGTGATTGATGACGAAGTTCGCTCGTTAGTAGACCAAGCTTACGATCGCGCGAAAGCGGTTTTGACCGGAAACAAACATCTCCTCGATCGTCTGGCAGAAATGTTGGAGGAGAAGGAAACGGTAGATTCGGAAGAGTTACAGGAGTTGCTCGCCAATAACGAAGTTAAGATGGCCGCGATCGCGTAA
- a CDS encoding pentapeptide repeat-containing protein, whose amino-acid sequence MQKLRVEELLEKYDRGQRDFKQVDLSQAELFEAQLSGIDLSNSTLQNAYLPYANLENANLEGIQGQAAQLSNANLQQANLSRANLQTANLSRAKLRHAQLQGTNLAKANLQGANLSEADLRNADLRNADLRNANLTQAKLQRAQLQGANCFRAQNADLSQAQVDGTTLNVEGYWEDFP is encoded by the coding sequence ATGCAAAAGCTGAGGGTAGAAGAGTTACTGGAAAAATACGATCGCGGTCAACGAGATTTTAAACAAGTGGATTTGAGTCAGGCAGAATTATTTGAAGCCCAACTCTCAGGAATCGATCTGAGCAACAGCACCCTTCAAAACGCCTATCTTCCCTACGCCAATCTAGAAAATGCGAATTTAGAAGGAATCCAAGGGCAGGCAGCACAATTGAGCAATGCCAACCTCCAACAAGCAAACTTAAGCCGCGCCAATCTCCAAACCGCAAATCTATCCAGAGCAAAACTGCGCCACGCTCAATTGCAAGGCACAAACCTCGCCAAAGCCAATCTCCAAGGCGCTAACTTGTCTGAAGCGGATCTCCGCAACGCCGATCTTCGTAACGCCGATCTCCGCAATGCTAATTTGACCCAAGCAAAATTGCAACGCGCTCAGTTACAAGGAGCAAATTGTTTTCGCGCCCAAAATGCCGATCTTTCCCAAGCGCAAGTTGACGGCACCACTCTCAATGTAGAGGGGTATTGGGAAGACTTCCCTTAA
- a CDS encoding cytochrome c biogenesis protein — protein sequence MIDNSPSLLTPTSIVRRALRALANLRLAIFLLLAIALFSISGTVIEQGQSLAFYQANYPEDPALFGFLTWKVLLVLGLDRVYRTWWFLSLLVLFGSSLTACTFTRQFPALKAARRWKFYTKPRQFEKLALSAELDTGSLDSLNPLLEKKNYKIFREGNALYARKGIAGRIGPIIVHASMLLVLIGSIWGALGGFLAQEIVPSGEAFKISNIINAGPLATAQIPTDWGVKVNRFWIDYTPEGDIDQFYSDLSVIDDEGTELDRQTISVNHPLRYRGVTLYQTNWGIAGIVAQVNNSPMFRLPMAELETEGGGRFWGTWVPTKPDMSEGASLLTKDLQGTLLVYDAKGNLSGAVRTGTTTEVNGITLKVFDLIGSTGLQIKADPGIPMVYGGFGLLMIGVVMSYLSHSQIWALQVGDRFYVGGRTNRAQVAFEREVIGFLDQLKG from the coding sequence ATGATCGATAACTCCCCTTCCTTACTCACTCCCACTTCAATTGTGCGCCGCGCCCTGAGAGCGCTTGCCAACTTGCGCCTCGCCATTTTTTTGCTTCTCGCGATCGCGCTGTTCAGCATCAGTGGAACCGTCATCGAACAAGGTCAATCCCTCGCCTTCTACCAAGCCAACTACCCTGAAGACCCCGCCCTCTTTGGGTTTCTCACCTGGAAAGTTCTGCTCGTTCTGGGGTTAGACCGCGTTTATCGAACCTGGTGGTTTCTCTCCCTATTGGTTCTTTTTGGCAGCAGCCTCACCGCCTGCACCTTCACCCGCCAATTTCCCGCTCTCAAAGCCGCCCGACGTTGGAAATTTTACACAAAACCCCGCCAATTTGAAAAACTTGCCCTCAGCGCAGAACTCGACACCGGTTCCCTCGACTCCCTGAACCCCCTGTTAGAGAAAAAAAACTATAAAATCTTTCGCGAAGGAAATGCCCTCTACGCCCGAAAAGGCATCGCCGGACGCATTGGCCCCATTATCGTCCACGCCAGTATGTTACTCGTTCTGATCGGTTCCATTTGGGGCGCGCTGGGGGGCTTTCTAGCCCAGGAAATCGTACCGAGTGGGGAAGCCTTCAAAATCTCCAATATTATCAATGCAGGCCCCCTCGCCACCGCACAAATTCCCACAGATTGGGGCGTGAAAGTCAATCGATTTTGGATCGATTACACCCCAGAAGGAGACATCGATCAGTTCTACTCAGATCTATCGGTCATCGACGATGAAGGAACCGAATTAGATCGTCAAACCATCTCCGTCAACCATCCCTTGCGCTATCGCGGCGTAACCCTCTATCAAACCAATTGGGGCATTGCAGGGATCGTCGCACAGGTCAACAACAGCCCGATGTTTCGCTTGCCGATGGCAGAATTGGAAACTGAAGGAGGCGGTCGTTTTTGGGGGACTTGGGTTCCCACTAAACCAGATATGAGCGAAGGTGCATCGCTCTTAACCAAAGATTTGCAGGGAACGCTCTTGGTGTACGATGCCAAGGGCAATTTGAGCGGCGCAGTGCGGACTGGGACGACAACAGAGGTGAATGGGATAACCCTGAAGGTGTTCGACTTGATTGGTTCGACGGGATTGCAAATTAAAGCCGATCCCGGCATTCCAATGGTTTATGGGGGGTTTGGCTTGCTGATGATTGGGGTGGTGATGAGTTATCTGTCTCACTCCCAAATTTGGGCATTGCAGGTGGGCGATCGATTTTACGTGGGGGGGAGAACCAATCGCGCGCAGGTGGCGTTTGAACGAGAGGTGATTGGATTTTTGGATCAGTTAAAGGGGTAA